ATTTGcaaatattattaataaaatctgATCATCCATGGCAATTATTCCGAATCTTTGTGTTCATCAAACTTTAAAGGCACCAAATCCTTGATCAATCAAATAACATACCCAACCCACTCCAACATGAATGCATATGGCATGCATGCAGGACAACATAAATTTGACAAATTGTTAACTCTGAATTAATCAGTATATCCCAAACGAAAAAAATACtccataaaatataaatgtttggataaattatattttttttaagaagagACACGAGTAATAATGTACAGTATGAAATTGATAAATCCAGTGTCAATCATACGGGTTAAAGCATAGGTCGGTCACGGAGGTATATCCGGGAAGGAGTAAGCTTTCCTTGGCACACAAAAGATTCAAGAACAATGTAGGGATCTTTTTGGGGAGGAGGGCTCTGCTCCTCCCCTAAATTGTTCCCAGAAGACTCCAAGGAGTTATTCTTTAGGTGCAGCAGCCGGATCAACCAAAGTGCATTCGTCCAACTGAGAGTTAATAGTCTCGTCCTTTGTATGGCATCTCCTGTAAAGACAAATTGAATACAGAATACATGAACAGCTAAAAAATCATTCTACAAGAGTTTTGACCCAGAAAAGTAACAGTAATCTTATCACAGAATATGCCTCCAGTGGACATAAAGACGAGTTATAGGAACAGCACataactatattttttttaatataaacatTACAAAAGAAATTCTAGATGAATTAAACTACATTATATCAGAACATAAAAATTGCTTACAGGTTGGTAGCTTGGCATGTATAGGACTTGCCTAGGGTGGCCAAGAAGCATCTGTTGCCCATACTGcaattaaatgaagaaatgtAATTAATGTCAGACATTCAAATTGTGCTATTAAGATAATgtacaaaaaatttcacatgACCTCGAAAGCaaagtaaaaaaagaattgCACCTGAGGCCCATTTGGATGAAAATATGCTTGGGGTGCTTGCATTTGCTGTTGACTAAACATAACAGGCTGGTGTGTGAAAGAGGGTCCAACCTGCAAATTTCATGGACATTAATAAATAACAAGCtgaaagaaaatttatctatacaaaaagaaaaagaaaatggaaggccattcaaaatatcaaaatcaatAACGTATGcatgataaaattaaaaaaaattattttaaaatttgttttttcggGGGGGGGGCGGTTGTTGGCGGGAGGGGTAGTGGTgcagaaggaaaaggaaaacactTCTCTTTCTTATGGAACTATGTCTAGGTGAGAGGCCTGGAAGTGAATTTTGGATTGTTTAGCATAAAACTCCATACAGAACAGCATCTAATACATAAAAGAAACAGACAAACAAGAGGGGGAGAAAAGGATAAATGAATATGATTAGGTACTTACTCCAACGCCAACAGGCATGCCCAGCATATGTGGTACAGCGGGAGCGTTTGACGGATAATAGAAGGAACCATCAGACACCGGGGATGGAGGCCTAACAGGCGCTTGAGATGGAACAAAACTCTTTGCATTTGGATTGAGTTTGAATTCCTGATAACaatatttaaattacaaatgaaaaaaaagacttGTTGCATCAGCTAGTTGCTAGCATATGAATACAGAGATAAAATAGAACTGGGTACACAGCAAGAGATCATatgtataatattaataacaaTAGTGGTAACGATAGCTGTTGGCACTTCAGGCATATGATTAATAGAAAAGAGTACATTTATGTCTGACTTTGTGGTCGTGAAAAACATAAAGGTCTATCAATCATACCTTAGCATGGGGATTCAATGTTGACTTTTCTGAAGACAATGAACTCAATGATGAGCTTGGTGACAAACCAGGGCCTCCAGAAGTAGGTGCAGCAGTTGCACGTTCTGAATTGGAAGATGCAGAACTACCAGGCCGTCCATGAGAATTTACAGTGTGTGTTTGAACATGTGCTTTTCCAGTCACTGGACCTTCTAACATCTCACTAGAACTCTTCTCATGACCTTTTGATGAAGCCGGAGCTGGAGCATAAGAGATGGCATTTGGGGATAATACCCCTTTATCAAACGCATCTTTCTTCTCATTCAGCAGTGGCTGCGAATCTACATCCCATAAACAACAGATTAACTTCACGACCAGagtaatgaaaaaatattagaaGACAATGCTAAAAATGGCACTGAAGCAAGCTTCCCATGCTTTGggtgaagagagaaaaaaaccaCAAGATAGAACAAagtaatgaaaaaatattaactTCACGACCAGagtaatgaaaaaatattagaatacAATGCTAAAAATGGCACTGAAGCAAGCTTCCCATGCTTTGggtgaagagaaaaaaaaaccacaagaTAGAACAAAGTTGAGCTTCAGAAAACTGCATCTAAACTTAACCACCTACTTAAGTGTCTGAGGAAGAAAGAGATTCAAACTCCAGGAGAAAAATAgcaggaagaaaaagaaatggcaCTCACCATCAGGTTTTGACTTTTGATTGTCCTCAGCTAGCTGCATTGACAAGAAcataaaacagaaaaactaATTTCAGAGGCCAGTGAACCACAGAAAAAATCATACAACGCACCACAAAGATTTTACAAATCATAGATACGGAACCATCACTCACCATCCGCTTTTCTACAGACTCAGTAGCactatctctctctccatgTTCACTGAATAATATAGCACACTGTTTAATCAGCAAAAAAATGTTTGTGTAATGACATGAAAACTTACCTTGCAAGGATACAAGAAAttatttagaaagaaaaaaaaaaaatcagaaacctGCTTTCACCAGCTGTACTGGGAGAACTTTTGAACAGTGGTTCTGATGCCAGCTGTCTAGCATGGTCATAAGTTCCAGAGCGACATAAATCTGGGGCAACATTTGACTCGGTACATTGTGTGTAATCCTGCGAAGCAACATAAGAGAGATATACATATACCATTAGCATTTATTCAGGACTTGTCAAAGGAAGTCATAAAATTCACATAGAAGCACAAAACAGAGAACTGGTTGCAAAAGCCCCCGTATTATATATTAGACTTTGGACCATACCAATGACTTCAACACCATCAAAGCAATGATGATGGCATTATAACCAGGGAGAGCTTTCCCATATTTGTCGTATTAGATTCTCAGCACTTAAATTACTTACAAATGGAACAATTTCGGAGAAGTGTTTCAACAAATGACTTTATTCAACCAGAATATAGGATAACCAAAGAACTCAATAACCTCTGGAAAAATATCCATTTATGAGCGGTAAAGGGTGAGCATATACCTACACACTCATCACATAAGTAATGAAACACTAGGACGAGTAGATCCCCCACTTCAGTAACAAACCACTTTATTAATAGCATATACCTAAAATTCCTACTAGACAAAACAAACcaactcaaaaaaataatcacTAAATAGATTAAAAACTAATCCCACCATACTCGGCTAACTACACCAACTAAAATATACAGAAGGGTTATTAACAAAGGAAATACCACAGATGAAGAGCTTGATGGCACTTGAGCTCCATTGTTGATTTTTCCACCAGTCCATTCAAGGGAACCCTTCCTTGAAGAACCAGAAGAATCTCCAAAGGTATCAGTATTACGTGCATCCAACAAAAtatcctcatcctcatcataTCCGCTATCATCAACCTCACCCCGGTAAACAGAGGAGAATCTTGTCTCCTCAtcaatatcaaaattttcatggAGGTGAATGCCTCTTTCCtgtaaaaacaaatcaacatgCAAAATATAAGGGGCATGGAGAACAAAGTACAAAAGCATAAATATATCAACCAAGCCTCACCTCTGCTGAATGTAGATCATGTGTCTCCTCACCCTCAATTTCTCTTGCTATTCTTAAAGCCTCCCTTTCCAACTCTCTCATTTGTGGACCTTTCTCAAGTTTCGTTGTATAAAGATCCTCATCAAATGTGCTCTTTACCCCAAATAATGTTTCATTTGTTTCAAATTGATCCCAGTtcctgaaaagaaaataatatatggaAAATATTGAGAAATCAGAACATTTatctaccaaaaaaatatgtagAAATTCTCTAAAAGTTAAGCACAGGTCAATTAAATTCAAGATACAATATGCAACCATTGGAAATTGGCTTGAAAATCCTCTAGTGCCATCTTACTCTAACGCCATTATATTCCTACATTCATGTCTAACTTGCATCAGCTGAGGCAAATTTTCAATACCATTAATCCGTCTACTAAAACCATATCATTAACTCTAACTAGTAAATTGATTGGAATATCTACTTTGTTCACCTTTATCTGTCTACATCATCCACTTTTCTCAGTAAACTGAATCATACGACGAATTCTGGTAACATACAAAACAAACACAGGGCATTCCCCTTTTAAGGACCCACACTACCAAGAAATTGCAGCACCATGCGGGCAGACAAAAACATAATTATCTTCGGATATGTATAATGAAATGCCAAGATTGCAAATAATGCTAGCCATCACAAATTGAGAATGGTTCCACCACAGCACTTTTAATCACTCAAAACCACAGCACTTTTAATCACTCAACAATTGCGGCCCCCTTCAGAATAAGTTAATAACATTTTAGGCTTCTCTCACTAGTAATAACTCCAAAGAAATGACAATTCAAAGACCATGCTATGACTCAAACTAAACAAGAATAAGCCAGATAGGAATATTTAATAGCAGCTTTAAATAGTTAAAGTCAAATAAACCAGTTTAATGGGAAATATGTAATAATCATgcttaaagaaacaaaagtcAGGTTACCAGCAGAACCTATTCATGTAGAGCAGTTATTTGAACAGTAGAACAATTACCAAGAGATTTGGGGAAAGAAAGTTACTATAACAACCTATTCCAATGTCCATCAAATGTATTTTCCAGTTCAGGACATTGTGGATCATCTTCATCAGGGACCCACGGTTCCAgctctctctccatctcacCACGGCGGGATTGTGATATGAAGGAATCTATCATAATTTCATGATGTTTTTCAGGCTGAACCTCATTTAACAATCCATCCCTACTTATTGAGACATCCTGTCATCATTCATTTAAAAATGCAATTAGATCACAAGTGACAAGAGAAACAAAGTATAGAAATTGCTGCTTAGTCTACAACATCAAACTCTTTATAACTGCCTCATCCACATCTTCGTAGTagttattaattttaataGGCTACTTAGCAGAGGGAGAGtatcaaaacaagaagaaaaagagaaccaCCCCTTTCCCCCTAAAAAAAAGGCCAATCGcttgaaattaatttaaccCAGCAGAACGGAATGGCGCTAATGTGAATGCtactaataataattttacttGGCTCACAAAATTGCATTGCATAGGAAATGGAGCATACCTTTGCGATAACTTGCACAAGGTCTTTGGCAGGTATTATAAAAGTCTTTGAAGGAGGCTTGCTAACTGACTCTACCACAGACTTCTGTCCACGTAAGGAACCATCCTTTATCATGCGTGCCATTTTCAAGATGATTCCTGAAAGTGACAACCAATAGAATGTTGATAAGCACATAAAAAAACTGCATGGAGCAATAACGTgaggaaaaaacaaagcaatttGCAAAAAAGTgctcttataaaaaaaaaaattacaaacataacaCTAATGAATGAATCCATGACCTCtcaccaaaccaaaatatatgCTAGTGTTAAACATATTCTCTTTAAGCGCACCAAAATTGACACAAACAGAAAAGCCATTTTAAAGATAATTCCTGAAAGTGACAACAAGTGCATGTTCATGAATGCACTTAAttgcatataaaaaaaaatagcaattTACAACACTAGTGACAAATTCCTGATATCTAAAAAATTCGAAACATATGCTAATGTAACACCACAATTAATACAAACACATgagaaccaaacaaaaaatacaaaaaccatACAAAAAGCACAAATGAACAGAACATACCAAAGTCCTTTTCAGCGTTTGTTGCATGAAAGATTCCAGAATATATGGATCCATTTTTCACCTGGACTTCCACATGATGCCCAATAAGACACGTGGTTAAATACACTAATCGATCACGTGAAGGACTCTCATAGTTGCCAGATTTGGTGCCTATTTGAACAGGTATAAAGTTAGAGGTCAGGTTAATGTTATATCCAGAAAATTTTATATCTACAAAGTTCACCAGTATTTGTTGATCTGCTGTGGTTTGCTTTTCCAGACTGTGATTTATTCTCTACCCTAGCTCCCCCTTCTCTTTCACCTCTTCGACGGCCAAAACCGTTAGCAGAAGATTTAGGATTAACAGTTGGTTGCGTAATCATCCTCAGTAGCAACCTCTGACCTATTAAAAAGAACTCGAAAGCTGTTCAATTGATACTATCATAGTAAAGCAAATAGATGAGTGGTATATCTCAACAAGTAAAGATGGTGAtacaagaaggaaaataaatattgaaaCATAGGAAGTTTGAGCCAGGAATCAGGATTCTATAAGTTCTATTGccgccaaaaaaaaaaaagaagatctACATGGCTTCAAATAACATGAATGGTGAAGACAACACAAACTTCAGAGAAATTCTATCAAAGTGCAgcaataggaaaaaaaaaaaaaaaacatgtgcaTTGATTTTCCTcgcaaaagaaaaacaaaatccatgtAATTACTCAAGGCACATGAAGACAAACAGACAATTACAGATATATGTGCATGTGCACCATATAAAGAATCACGAgcattatataaaatcaactCAATCATCAACAACCAAATAAACCAATGTACAcagaaattttctttaaactgATGCAAGTCAAGGGTGCAGTATTAAATCAAACAAAGTTGCATTATCGATTAGCCCAGAACATTATCAACTTCAGCATGCTATTCTAATAAAAATCTCTATCCCCAAACTACTTAAACAATCTCTCAATTCACAGGCAAAACCATGTTCAACCAACCCCAACATTAGAGTAACACTAAACAAGATAAACTTATAaagcaaacaagaaaaaggtaACTGAAAATATTGACAAAATGAAGCCTTTTTTACAATTGAGTTTTACTTGAAGGCATGAAAGTATAAACGAGATGAACATTAGATTTATTAAATATGGTTTGGAGAGGGTAATGAGGAAAAGGGGCAATGACATTGCCCAGAATGCAAATAGAACTAGCAGTCTTTTatggttttcaagttttggcACAACAAAAGAAAGTGATTTTGATGCTTCATATCAATAATCTTGATTCATTAGCTTCTATATGTCCAAGCATCGAGAATAATATGGTAGGCAATATCattgaaaggaaaaaaccCACAATTTGCTTTAACTAACCAGTTAGGACTTCGCTTAAATTAGGGTTCCTTTCATGTTTCAAAACGCCAAAGATGATATGAGAGCCCAAAtcacgagagagagagagagagagagagagagagagagagagagagaaagggaggtAGCAGGAGGGAGTGGGAAAGAGAGTGCGATGGTCTCGGTGTAAGatgaaatagaaaaactcaGACTGCTGTAGGTGTGAAGAGTTAGAACAGGGGAACACTATAGCATATTGTACCCATAGCATCAGCCTCAAATTAGGGATCTACGCATATATCAGCTTCTCACCACATTAGAATCCTCAAAACTtaacagaaacagagtttccAAACATGCAGGTTACACAATTCCAGAAAGCATGCACAGTTTCCTATAAAATTACGAGCACCAAGATTGTATGCAGATTACAAAAATCCAGAAATCCAACAAACCCCTTCAATCCAGAAACCCCGAAACCCCAAAGAACCGACATAACCTAGGCAGATCTATGAtcaatgaaacaaaaatggcaggaaacagaaaacaattaaaaaaaaggaaaataaataaataaaacgaaAACAGAAGCACATATACACTCACCACCGGACGTCGCCGGACTCTGACCCACGCACGACGGCTAACAGAATCGTGAACACACGACGACGATCCAACTCGCAACCACCGCCGATAAGCGTCGCCTGCAGATCTCTGAAATCGCCCAAGCAAAAGTCAGATAgagacccaaaacaaaaccaaaggCCGAAAACGGGTCGACGAGTTTACCGGAGAACGGGGTCGGCGGCAGCGGCGTGCGAAGATTCACCGGAAGGCTTGTAGATTTGCCGCGTGGGTTCGActgagaagaggaaaaaaagagcCAGAGATGAAAGAGTGAGGCGGCGCGCGACAATGGTAATTACATCGAGTGGGTTCGTATGATTACATGAGGTGGGAACACGGTAGCTTAGAACGACCCCAACTACTAAACTGCCACgtgttaattttttggtttaatgAACCAATGAATTCTGATATGTGAAACTGACCGGAAACTGGGTTTGTCCGGTTGTGTTCGGTTCAGTGACCACTTTTCCAAAGAGCGATGCTATTTTCACGCATGTTCTATTTCTCTATTCATCATgtaaatttagaaaaatacaatgCTATCTTTCTATTAAttattattcctaaaataccctttagaagtcattttccaaatgagtaaatttatctt
Above is a genomic segment from Prunus dulcis chromosome 7, ALMONDv2, whole genome shotgun sequence containing:
- the LOC117636002 gene encoding polyadenylate-binding protein-interacting protein 3-like isoform X2 codes for the protein MITQPTVNPKSSANGFGRRRGEREGGARVENKSQSGKANHSRSTNTGTKSGNYESPSRDRLVYLTTCLIGHHVEVQVKNGSIYSGIFHATNAEKDFGIILKMARMIKDGSLRGQKSVVESVSKPPSKTFIIPAKDLVQVIAKDVSISRDGLLNEVQPEKHHEIMIDSFISQSRRGEMERELEPWVPDEDDPQCPELENTFDGHWNRNWDQFETNETLFGVKSTFDEDLYTTKLEKGPQMRELEREALRIAREIEGEETHDLHSAEERGIHLHENFDIDEETRFSSVYRGEVDDSGYDEDEDILLDARNTDTFGDSSGSSRKGSLEWTGGKINNGAQVPSSSSSVDYTQCTESNVAPDLCRSGTYDHARQLASEPLFKSSPSTAGESSEHGERDSATESVEKRMLAEDNQKSKPDDSQPLLNEKKDAFDKGVLSPNAISYAPAPASSKGHEKSSSEMLEGPVTGKAHVQTHTVNSHGRPGSSASSNSERATAAPTSGGPGLSPSSSLSSLSSEKSTLNPHAKEFKLNPNAKSFVPSQAPVRPPSPVSDGSFYYPSNAPAVPHMLGMPVGVGYGQQMLLGHPRQVLYMPSYQPEMPYKGRDY
- the LOC117636002 gene encoding polyadenylate-binding protein-interacting protein 3-like isoform X1; translation: MITQPTVNPKSSANGFGRRRGEREGGARVENKSQSGKANHSRSTNTGTKSGNYESPSRDRLVYLTTCLIGHHVEVQVKNGSIYSGIFHATNAEKDFGIILKMARMIKDGSLRGQKSVVESVSKPPSKTFIIPAKDLVQVIAKDVSISRDGLLNEVQPEKHHEIMIDSFISQSRRGEMERELEPWVPDEDDPQCPELENTFDGHWNRNWDQFETNETLFGVKSTFDEDLYTTKLEKGPQMRELEREALRIAREIEGEETHDLHSAEERGIHLHENFDIDEETRFSSVYRGEVDDSGYDEDEDILLDARNTDTFGDSSGSSRKGSLEWTGGKINNGAQVPSSSSSVDYTQCTESNVAPDLCRSGTYDHARQLASEPLFKSSPSTAGESSEHGERDSATESVEKRMLAEDNQKSKPDDSQPLLNEKKDAFDKGVLSPNAISYAPAPASSKGHEKSSSEMLEGPVTGKAHVQTHTVNSHGRPGSSASSNSERATAAPTSGGPGLSPSSSLSSLSSEKSTLNPHAKEFKLNPNAKSFVPSQAPVRPPSPVSDGSFYYPSNAPAVPHMLGMPVGVGVGPSFTHQPVMFSQQQMQAPQAYFHPNGPQYGQQMLLGHPRQVLYMPSYQPEMPYKGRDY